A single genomic interval of Acidobacteriota bacterium harbors:
- the malQ gene encoding 4-alpha-glucanotransferase encodes MPGRRSGILLPVTALPSHSGIGDLGPAAFAFVDSLARTGQTLWQVLPLHPLEAGAGFSPYSSPSAFAGNVTLVSPEFLVEDGLIPAQALGGPPLVPSETCDYESAVAVKDELLDRAFETFSGGSDLDAAFREFCGRNAFWLDDYALFQVIRQAAGGEEWNAWPEELAAREPPALDTFRESCGRELRRIAFRQFVFFRQWEKLKAYAGRRGVRIMGDLPIYVNFDSADVWAHGEVFKLDAERNPAAVAGVPPDYFSKTGQLWGNPVYDWDVLRRTGFGWWMDRLSFNLAMYDVVRIDHFRGLVAGWEVPADEETALNGRWVEAPAEEFFGEVFRRFDRPAIVAEDLGYITPDVDAVRRRFGIPGMKVLLFAFGDDDPNHPYLPKNYETNCVAYTGTHDTNTVRGWFREEAGEHEHRRLAMCLGRDPDPATLPWDMIRLLMESAADTVILPLQDILGLDERARMNTPGTTRGNWTWRFRPSRFSPEIKRRLREWTETSGRLGPT; translated from the coding sequence ATGCCGGGTCGAAGAAGCGGCATTCTGCTTCCCGTCACGGCACTTCCGTCCCATTCCGGAATCGGAGACCTGGGTCCGGCGGCCTTTGCCTTTGTCGATTCTCTGGCCCGAACGGGTCAGACGCTTTGGCAGGTTCTGCCCCTTCATCCGCTTGAGGCAGGGGCCGGGTTCTCGCCCTACAGCAGTCCGTCGGCCTTTGCCGGAAACGTGACTCTCGTCAGCCCGGAATTTCTGGTCGAAGACGGTTTGATCCCGGCGCAGGCTCTTGGGGGACCGCCTCTCGTGCCCTCGGAGACCTGCGATTACGAAAGCGCCGTCGCCGTCAAAGACGAACTTCTGGACAGGGCCTTCGAGACATTCAGCGGCGGGTCGGACCTGGACGCGGCGTTTCGGGAATTTTGCGGCCGGAACGCCTTCTGGCTCGACGACTATGCGCTTTTCCAGGTCATCCGGCAGGCCGCCGGGGGAGAAGAGTGGAACGCCTGGCCTGAAGAACTGGCCGCCCGGGAACCGCCGGCGCTCGACACGTTCCGCGAATCCTGCGGCCGCGAGCTTCGAAGAATCGCTTTCCGGCAATTCGTCTTTTTCCGCCAGTGGGAGAAACTCAAGGCCTATGCCGGCCGCCGCGGTGTCCGGATCATGGGCGATCTCCCCATTTATGTCAACTTTGACAGCGCCGATGTCTGGGCTCACGGCGAGGTTTTCAAGCTGGACGCGGAGAGAAATCCCGCGGCCGTGGCCGGAGTTCCGCCCGACTACTTCAGCAAAACGGGACAGCTCTGGGGCAATCCCGTCTATGATTGGGATGTGTTGCGGCGGACGGGGTTCGGCTGGTGGATGGACCGCCTGTCCTTCAATCTGGCGATGTATGATGTTGTGAGGATCGATCATTTTCGCGGATTGGTCGCGGGTTGGGAGGTTCCGGCGGACGAGGAGACGGCTCTCAACGGGCGATGGGTCGAGGCTCCGGCCGAAGAATTTTTCGGAGAAGTCTTTCGGCGTTTTGACCGGCCGGCGATCGTGGCCGAAGACCTCGGATACATCACACCCGATGTCGATGCGGTCCGGCGAAGGTTCGGTATCCCCGGCATGAAGGTTCTTCTGTTCGCCTTCGGCGACGACGACCCCAATCACCCTTATCTGCCGAAAAACTATGAAACGAATTGTGTGGCTTATACGGGAACCCACGATACGAACACGGTCCGGGGCTGGTTTCGCGAGGAGGCGGGAGAGCACGAACACCGGCGGTTGGCCATGTGTCTGGGCCGCGATCCCGACCCGGCAACCCTGCCCTGGGACATGATCCGCCTGCTCATGGAGTCCGCGGCCGATACGGTCATCCTTCCGCTCCAGGACATTCTCGGGCTCGACGAAAGAGCGCGGATGAACACACCGGGGACGACCCGCGGAAATTGGACATGGCGGTTCCGGCCGTCGAGGTTCTCACCGGAGATCAAGCGGCGGCTTCGGGAGTGGACGGAGACGAGCGGAAGATTGGGCCCGACTTGA